A single window of Vigna unguiculata cultivar IT97K-499-35 chromosome 1, ASM411807v1, whole genome shotgun sequence DNA harbors:
- the LOC114195555 gene encoding galactinol synthase 2-like isoform X2, producing the protein MAPELVPTVTKSTASFTSPTTLPPRAYVTFLAGNGDYVKGVVGLAKGLRKVKTAYPLVVACLPDVPEDHRKILKSQGCIVREIEPVYPPENQTQFAMAYYVINYSKLRIWEFVEYSKMIYLDGDIQVFENIDHLFDLPDGNFYAVMDCFCEKTWSHSPQYKVGYCQQCPEKVQWPTELGQPPALYFNAGMFVFEPSMTTYHDLLKTLKVTTPTSFAEQDFLNMYFKDIYKPIPLTYNLVLAMLWRHPENVNLEEVKVVHYCAAGSKPWRYTGKEENMQREDIKMLVRKWWDIYNDASLDYKPLGASEASVDGVDMEPLEPLGHLPKMQGVIVHCF; encoded by the exons ATGGCCCCTGAACTTGTCCCCACCGTCACAAAATCCACGGCCTCCTTCACCAGCCCCACCACCCTGCCACCACGTGCTTATGTCACATTCCTTGCCGGAAACGGTGACTATGTAAAAGGGGTGGTTGGTCTTGCCAAAGGCTTACGGAAGGTCAAAACCGCCTACCCATTGGTGGTGGCCTGCCTCCCTGACGTGCCGGAAGACCACCGTAAGATCCTTAAATCTCAGGGCTGTATCGTCCGTGAGATTGAACCCGTTTACCCACCAGAAAACCAGACCCAGTTCGCTATGGCTTATTACGTCATCAACTATTCCAAGCTCCGTATATGGGAG TTTGTAGAGTACAGTAAGATGATATACTTGGACGGAGACATTCAAGTATTTGAGAACATAGACCACTTGTTTGACCTACCTGACGGTAACTTTTACGCCGTGATGGACTGTTTCTGTGAGAAGACATGGAGTCACAGTCCTCAGTACAAGGTAGGGTACTGTCAGCAGTGTCCAGAAAAGGTGCAGTGGCCCACCGAATTGGGCCAGCCCCCTGCTCTTTACTTCAACGCCGGCATGTTTGTTTTTGAGCCTAGCATGACCACTTACCATGACCTACTGAAAACGTTGAAAGTCACTACTCCCACATCGTTTGCAGAACAGGACTTCTTGAACATGTACTTCAAGGACATTTATAAGCCAATTCCTCTGACCTACAACCTTGTTCTCGCGATGCTGTGGCGTCACCCAGAAAATGTCAACCTTGAGGAAGTCAAGGTTGTTCACTACTGTGCAGCG GGGTCGAAGCCTTGGAGATATACTGGGAAAGAAGAGAATATGCAGAGGGAGGACATAAAGATGCTGGTGCGTAAATGGTGGGATATCTACAACGATGCTTCGCTTGATTACAAGCCATTAGGGGCAAGTGAAGCTTCAGTGGATGGTGTTGACATGGAACCATTGGAACCATTGGGACATCTACCAAAG ATGCAGGGAGTGATCGTGCATTGCTTTTGA
- the LOC114195555 gene encoding galactinol synthase 2-like isoform X1 — MAPELVPTVTKSTASFTSPTTLPPRAYVTFLAGNGDYVKGVVGLAKGLRKVKTAYPLVVACLPDVPEDHRKILKSQGCIVREIEPVYPPENQTQFAMAYYVINYSKLRIWEFVEYSKMIYLDGDIQVFENIDHLFDLPDGNFYAVMDCFCEKTWSHSPQYKVGYCQQCPEKVQWPTELGQPPALYFNAGMFVFEPSMTTYHDLLKTLKVTTPTSFAEQDFLNMYFKDIYKPIPLTYNLVLAMLWRHPENVNLEEVKVVHYCAAGSKPWRYTGKEENMQREDIKMLVRKWWDIYNDASLDYKPLGASEASVDGVDMEPLEPLGHLPKVVQRVLAAPSAA; from the exons ATGGCCCCTGAACTTGTCCCCACCGTCACAAAATCCACGGCCTCCTTCACCAGCCCCACCACCCTGCCACCACGTGCTTATGTCACATTCCTTGCCGGAAACGGTGACTATGTAAAAGGGGTGGTTGGTCTTGCCAAAGGCTTACGGAAGGTCAAAACCGCCTACCCATTGGTGGTGGCCTGCCTCCCTGACGTGCCGGAAGACCACCGTAAGATCCTTAAATCTCAGGGCTGTATCGTCCGTGAGATTGAACCCGTTTACCCACCAGAAAACCAGACCCAGTTCGCTATGGCTTATTACGTCATCAACTATTCCAAGCTCCGTATATGGGAG TTTGTAGAGTACAGTAAGATGATATACTTGGACGGAGACATTCAAGTATTTGAGAACATAGACCACTTGTTTGACCTACCTGACGGTAACTTTTACGCCGTGATGGACTGTTTCTGTGAGAAGACATGGAGTCACAGTCCTCAGTACAAGGTAGGGTACTGTCAGCAGTGTCCAGAAAAGGTGCAGTGGCCCACCGAATTGGGCCAGCCCCCTGCTCTTTACTTCAACGCCGGCATGTTTGTTTTTGAGCCTAGCATGACCACTTACCATGACCTACTGAAAACGTTGAAAGTCACTACTCCCACATCGTTTGCAGAACAGGACTTCTTGAACATGTACTTCAAGGACATTTATAAGCCAATTCCTCTGACCTACAACCTTGTTCTCGCGATGCTGTGGCGTCACCCAGAAAATGTCAACCTTGAGGAAGTCAAGGTTGTTCACTACTGTGCAGCG GGGTCGAAGCCTTGGAGATATACTGGGAAAGAAGAGAATATGCAGAGGGAGGACATAAAGATGCTGGTGCGTAAATGGTGGGATATCTACAACGATGCTTCGCTTGATTACAAGCCATTAGGGGCAAGTGAAGCTTCAGTGGATGGTGTTGACATGGAACCATTGGAACCATTGGGACATCTACCAAAGGTTGTTCAACGTGTTCTTGCTGCACCTTCAGCAGCTTAG